The following are from one region of the Aspergillus chevalieri M1 DNA, chromosome 1, nearly complete sequence genome:
- a CDS encoding uncharacterized protein (COG:S;~EggNog:ENOG410Q2BD;~InterPro:IPR024242;~PFAM:PF11654;~go_process: GO:0009306 - protein secretion [Evidence IEA]) has protein sequence MAIYLISKAADPIFAVAIGTSAALIRIRRDQQEKQPERAKEIGYGEVISLGANRVRRWWAGDFAGL, from the exons ATGGCAATCTACCTAATTTCCAA AGCCGCAGACCCCATCTTCGCCGTCGCAATTGGCACCTCCGCTGCCCTAATCCGCATCCGCCGCGATCAGCAGGAGAAACAGCCCGAGCGCGCTAAGGAGATCGGGTACGGAGAGGTCATATCGTTGGGAGCGAATCGGGTACGACGCTGGTGGGCTGGGGATTTCGCGGGGTTGTAA
- a CDS encoding EMI1 family protein (BUSCO:EOG092656IY;~COG:S;~EggNog:ENOG410PQK5;~InterPro:IPR021475;~PFAM:PF11326), producing the protein MGWWWSSSPQKDELSSPAATPARDTAQSRTLTRDEQQAEDEFKKLFAAFESSNANKDNATSPKSLDPSSSTPTTESSADQQPQPSSIAPESLYQDTMSCRSAFDYAFFCQSFGGQFVNVYRYGELRSCSEHWDNFWLCMRTRSWGENERRKAIRDHNRKKAIKYKTGPSSEDVWDMRTHPVQNAFQGDFVALEREMQAEEEAGSAGARV; encoded by the coding sequence ATGGGCTGGTGGTGGTCATCCTCTCCCCAGAAAGACGAATTGTCGTCTCCGGCTGCGACTCCAGCCCGCGACACAGCGCAATCGAGGACTTTAACGCGAGACGAGCAACAGGCGGAGGACGAATTCAAGAAGTTGTTCGCTGCATTTGAGAGCAGCAATGCCAATAAGGACAATGCGACAAGCCCAAAATCATTAGATCCCTCATCCTCGACCCCCACTACCGAATCGTCCGCAgatcaacaaccacaaccctCCTCAATAGCCCCCGAATCCCTCTACCAAGATACCATGTCCTGCCGCTCCGCATTCGACTATGCGTTCTTCTGCCAATCCTTCGGCGGCCAATTCGTCAACGTCTACCGCTATGGTGAACTGCGCTCATGCAGCGAGCACTGGGATAATTTCTGGCTCTGCATGCGGACCCGGTCATGGGGGGAGAATGAGCGGAGGAAGGCGATTCGGGACCATAATCGCAAGAAGGCGATCAAGTACAAGACCGGACCGAGTAGTGAGGATGTGTGGGATATGAGGACGCATCCTGTGCAAAATGCGTTCCAGGGGGATTTTGTTGCTTTGGAGAGGGAGATGCAGGCTGAGGAGGAAGCCGGTAGTGCTGGGGCGCGTGTTTAG
- the GGC1 gene encoding putative mitochondrial GTP/GDP transporter Ggc1 (BUSCO:EOG09263JTO;~COG:C;~EggNog:ENOG410PF7V;~InterPro:IPR018108,IPR023395;~PFAM:PF00153): protein MSPAPASNDVKKESATARLLGSGTAGIAELMVFHPVDTTAKRLMSNQSRITSASALNQVVFKEYATAPLGRKFTSLFPGLGYAAGYKVMQRIYKYGGQPFARDYLAKHHGSDFDNAFGKGTGKAIMHATAGSLIGIGEIVLLPLDVLKIKRQTNPEAFRGRGLFKIISDEGMGLYRGAGWTAARNAPGSFALFGGSAFAKEYIYSLTDYNSASWSQNFVASVCGASASLVVSAPLDVIKTRIQNRNFENPESGFRIVSNMMKNEGFTSFFKGLTPKLLMTGPKLVFSFWLAQTLIPAFGQVV, encoded by the exons ATGTCTCCCGCACCTGCTTCCAACGATGTGAAGAAGGAGTCCGCGACGGCCCGTCTTCTGGGTTCCG GAACCGCTGGTATTGCCGAATTGATGGTTTTCCATCCT GTCGACACTACTGCGAAGCGATTGATGAGCAACCAGTCTAGG ATCACCTCTGCAAGCGCCTTGAACCAAGTCGTCTTTAAAGAATACGCCACTGCTCCTCTTGGTCGCAAGTTCACCTCCCTCTTCCCGGGATTGGGGTATGCCGCCGGTTACAAG GTTATGCAAAGAATCTACAAGTATGGTGGCCAGCCATTCGCGCGAGACTACCTGGCTAAGCACCATGGCTCCGACTTTGACAATGCTTTCGGAAAGGGAACTGGCAAGGCGATTATGCACGCTACTGCTGGAAG TTTGATTGGTATCGGAGAAATTGTCCTTCTGCCTCTCGATGTTCTTAAGATCAAGCGCCAGACAAACCCCGAAGCCTTCCGTGGCCGTGGTCTGTTCAAGATCATCTCTGATGAGGGTATGGGACTTTACCGTGGCGCTGGCTGGACTGCCGCCCGTAATGCTCCTGGATCTTTTGCG CTCTTCGGTGGTTCTGCTTTCGCCAAGGAGTACATTTACAGCCTGACGGACTACAACTCGGCCTCGTGGTCGCAGAACTTCGTTGCCTCGGTTTGCGGTGCCAGTGCTTCGCTGGTTGTCTCTGCTCCTTTGGACGTCATCAAGACTCGTATCCAGAACCGCAACTTCGAGAACCCCGAGTCCGGCTTCCGTATTGTGTCCAACATGATGAAGAACGAGGGTTTCACCAGTTTCTTCAAGGGACTGACTCCCAAGCTGCTGATGACCGGCCCCAAGCTTGTGTTCAGCTTCTGGCTGGCTCAGACTCTGATCCCCGCCTTTGGCCAGGTTGTATAA
- a CDS encoding OPT family oligopeptide transporter (COG:T;~EggNog:ENOG410PFII;~InterPro:IPR004813;~PFAM:PF03169;~TransMembrane:15 (i91-110o116-138i159-179o199-218i259-276o296-314i326-349o417-436i474-493o499-523i591-614o663-681i688-706o712-728i740-763o);~go_process: GO:0055085 - transmembrane transport [Evidence IEA]), whose amino-acid sequence MAFRNLAGAFHRAKPLSQPVAKDLPVPADDKKPIATPKIVSDEENIHLHTETSAIEQESEDDPEITALPREVRQLVSLTDNPELPTITFRYFVLSVIFVVPGAFLSQMSYFRTTQAPYSVFFVQIASHYAGHFLARILPTHRVRVPGTRWSFSMNPGPWSIKEHVLITVTAASGATYNLGYTPIVLAELYYGQRINPAVAIFFMFSIVWIGYAFAALARQLLLYDPAYIWPQALMQTTLFETFRRTDNSSPLARRQMKIFFFSLMGIILWQFLPEYVFPFTSSLAFLCWVAPRNRVANFIGSGLGGMGFLNLSLDWSNINWNGSSIMLTPFWTQVILFLAFAFNCWVLLPAAKWGSLGSYHHGLMSNSLLTANGTTYPVLEVLTPDFQLNQTVYQEYGPMYMGLQKVWSTFFDYAKLPAAVTWILTFGFTQIVGNLKRVLASHQKQSRTRGQGINYQYQDRLNVLQRQYREVPLWWYFILFLVGFVILVAAIGCGQLFIPIWTLFVALSSAAVFVIPFGWLYAISNYQISTGSFNELMYGYMVHTPAGQAHHHPCGPSTYGAIAGDAWYRAQYMLQDQKIGHYMHIPPRTVFFSQIFGTILGVPVNYGVVRWILNTKGDYLTGSKKDPLNQWTGQGIQSSNTLGVQYAVVGPKELFAQREMSVLPWSFLVGTGIPPLLYLLHRSFPRLRVDLWNVSIFFSGLALFYGNVSTGYTSAIIGGYVVMYHFYRRHFNVWRRYSYMVAAAFDAGFNFNLLLIFLFFGAGKQVSMPQWWGNNGDSVERCFALSDD is encoded by the coding sequence ATGGCATTCCGGAACCTAGCCGGAGCTTTCCACCGTGCGAAACCATTATCGCAGCCCGTCGCGAAAGACCTCCCGGTTCCTGCGGATGACAAGAAACCTATCGCAACCCCAAAAATTGTCAGTGATGAGGAAAACATCCATCTTCATACAGAAACCTCTGCCATCGAACAGGAGAGCGAGGATGATCCCGAAATTACGGCATTGCCGCGAGAAGTCCGTCAGTTGGTCAGTCTCACAGACAACCCCGAGTTGCCAACCATCACCTTTCGCTACTTCGTTTTGTCCGTCATCTTTGTCGTACCTGGGGCTTTTCTATCACAGATGAGCTACTTCCGTACCACCCAggctccgtactctgtattctTCGTCCAGATTGCGTCACACTATGCTGGCCACTTCCTTGCCAGGATCCTTCCCACTCACCGGGTCCGGGTTCCCGGCACGCGCTGGTCCTTCAGCATGAACCCAGGACCCTGGAGTATCAAGGAGCATGTATTGATTACAGTTACCGCTGCTTCAGGTGCTACCTACAATCTAGGGTACACCCCCATCGTCCTAGCGGAGCTTTACTACGGGCAGAGAATCAATCCAGCAGTGGCTATATTTTTTATGTTTTCCATCGTCTGGATCGGATATGCTTTTGCTGCGCTGGCACGGCAGTTGCTGCTTTATGATCCTGCTTATATTTGGCCACAGGCGCTCATGCAGACGACATTGTTCGAGACTTTTCGCAGAACGGACAATTCGTCCCCATTGGCCCGTCGGCAAATGAagatctttttcttctcgttAATGGGCATCATCCTTTGGCAGTTCCTACCAGAATATGTTTTTCCGTTCACCTCGTCGCTTGCCTTCCTCTGCTGGGTTGCGCCCCGGAACAGAGTCGCCAACTTTATCGGATCGGGTCTCGGGGGCATGGGTTTTCTCAATTTGTCGCTGGACTGGTCAAATATCAACTGGAATGGCTCCTCGATTATGCTCACTCCCTTTTGGACTCAAGTCATTCTGTTTTTGGCCTTTGCCTTCAATTGCTGGGTCCTGCTGCCAGCTGCAAAATGGGGGAGCCTGGGGTCATATCACCATGGCCTCATGTCCAATAGTCTTCTCACGGCCAATGGTACCACATATCCTGTACTCGAGGTATTGACTCCTGATTTTCAACTGAACCAAACCGTGTACCAGGAGTATGGACCGATGTATATGGGACTCCAAAAAGTTTGGTCAACTTTTTTCGACTATGCCAAACTGCCTGCCGCTGTTACCTGGATTTTAACGTTCGGTTTTACCCAAATAGTTGGCAACTTGAAACGGGTTCTCGCATCGCACCAGAAGCAATCGCGGACCAGGGGCCAAGGCATCAACTACCAATACCAAGACCGCCTCAATGTCCTTCAGCGTCAATATCGGGAAGTGCCCTTGTGGTGGTATTTCATTCTGTTCCTTGTGGGGTTCGTGATCCTTGTCGCGGCCATCGGTTGCGGACAGCTCTTTATTCCAATCTGGACGCTATTTGTGGCTTTGAGCAGCGCAGCCGTCTTTGTCATCCCATTTGGCTGGCTCTACGCAATTTCCAACTACCAAATTTCTACCGGGTCCTTCAACGAATTAATGTATGGATATATGGTTCACACCCCAGCCGGCCAAGCACATCATCACCCGTGCGGGCCCTCCACGTATGGTGCCATCGCCGGAGACGCATGGTATCGGGCCCAGTATATGTTGCAGGATCAAAAGATCGGCCATTACATGCATATCCCACCACGGACAGTGTTTTTCTCGCAAATTTTCGGGACTATTCTTGGGGTTCCTGTCAACTACGGCGTGGTTAGATGGATTCTCAACACCAAGGGCGATTACTTGACTGGTTCTAAGAAGGACCCACTGAACCAATGGACTGGACAGGGCATACAGTCTTCCAATACCCTCGGTGTGCAATACGCCGTTGTTGGCCCGAAGGAGTTGTTTGCACAGCGAGAGATGTCTGTCCTACCATGGTCGTTTCTGGTGGGCACCGGGATCCCCCCGTTGTTGTATCTCTTACATCGCAGCTTCCCGCGCCTACGGGTTGATCTGTGGAATGTCAGTATTTTCTTCTCCGGTCTGGCTCTCTTCTATGGTAATGTGAGTACCGGATACACATCTGCCATCATTGGCGGATATGTGGTCATGTACCACTTCTATAGACGCCATTTCAATGTTTGGAGACGGTACAGCTACATGGTGGCGGCTGCTTTTGACGCAGGGTTTAATTTCAACCTGCTTTTGATTTTCCTGTTCTTTGGCGCAGGGAAGCAAGTCTCGATGCCCCAGTGGTGGGGGAACAACGGTGATTCCGTGGAAAGGTGTTTTGCCTTGAGTGATGATTGA
- the BET1 gene encoding SNARE domain- containing protein (COG:U;~EggNog:ENOG410PNJI;~InterPro:IPR039899,IPR039897;~TransMembrane:1 (i145-166o);~go_component: GO:0030173 - integral component of Golgi membrane [Evidence IEA];~go_process: GO:0015031 - protein transport [Evidence IEA]), which translates to MASRFPRQRDPRAASSLFDSYDGNSRPASKSPGRMGGYGYGGYSGAGHDNGSMSGSASGGFRSATPNNKGQYSDAVLSSLESQNDAEVEGITAKVKMLKNITMAIGDEIRDTSNLTDLNDTFDSTRVRIRGNMTRMLRMAERTGVGWRVWLVFLFAVFFIFAYVWLT; encoded by the exons ATGGCTTCACG ATTCCCCCGTCAGCGCGACCCCCGCGCCGCCTCATCCCTCTTCGACTCATACGATGGCAATTCACGACCAGCTAGCAAATCGCCAGGCCGAATGGGCGGATACGGTTATGGGGGGTATTCCGGCGCTGGACATGATAATGGATCTATGAGCGGGAGTGCTTCAGGTGGATTCCGGAGCGCGACGCCGAATAATAA GGGGCAATACTCCGACGCTGTTCTTTCGTCTCTGGAGTCGCAGAACGATGCCGAGGTGGAGGGAATTACTGCCAAAGTGAAGATGTTGAAGAAT aTTACTATGGCCATTGGCGACGAAATCCGTGATACCTCGAACCTCACCGACCTCAACGATACCTTTGACAGCACCCGCGTCCGTATCCGGGGCAATATGACCCGTATGCTTCGGATGGCGGAGCGTACTGGCGTTGGCTGGCGCGTGTGGCTGGTGTTTTTGTTTGCggttttcttcatttttgCATATGTTTGGTTGACTTGA
- the ATG8 gene encoding autophagy-related protein 8 (COG:U;~EggNog:ENOG410PNV6;~InterPro:IPR029071,IPR004241;~PFAM:PF04110,PF02991): protein MLIAFRYVYIHFLQNSILRICPFSCPTLLFLTAHFNLADWSSTKQVICEKVEKSDIATIDKKKYLVPADLTVGQFVYVIRKRIKLSPEKAIFIFVDEVLPPTAALMSSIYEEHKDEDGFLYITYSGENTFGDC from the exons ATGCTGATCGCATTCCGGTACGTGTATATTCATTTTCTTCAAAACTCGATCTTGAGGATCTGTCCCTTCTCCTGTCCTACCTTGCTCTTTCTCACCGCTCATTTCAACTTGGCTGACTGGTCTTCTACAAAACAGGTCATCTGCGAGAAGGTCGAGAAATCGGACATCGCCACCATCGACAAGAAGAAGTACCTGGTACCTGCAGACCTCACCGTCGGCCAGTTTGTCTATGTTATCCGCAAGCGCATCAAGCTCTCGCCTGAAAAGGCCATTTTCATTTTCGTCGACGAGGTCCTGCCTCCGACAGCTGCGCTCATGAGTAGTATCTATGAAGAGCACAAAGATGAGGATGGCTTCCTCTACATCAC ATACTCCGGTGAAAACACGTTTGGTGATTGCTAA
- the hsp70 gene encoding molecular chaperone Hsp70 (COG:O;~EggNog:ENOG410PFQW;~InterPro:IPR018181,IPR029047,IPR029048,IPR013126, IPR043129;~PFAM:PF00012,PF06723), which translates to MAPAVGIDLGTTYSCVGVFRDDRIEIIANDQGNRTTPSFVAFTDTERLIGDAAKNQVAMNPHNTVFDAKRLIGRRFNDAEVQADMKHYPFKIVDQGGKPVVEVEFKGETKQFTPEEISSMILVKMRETAEAYLGGTVNNAVITVPAYFSDSQRQATKDSGLIAGLNVLRIINEPTAAAIAYGLDKKGEGERNVLIFDLGGGTFDVSLLTIEEGIFEVKATAGDTHLGGEDFDNRLVNHFVNEFKRKHKKDLTTNARALRRLRTACERAKRTLSSAAQTSIEIDSLFEGIDFYTSITRARFEELCQDLFRGTMEPVERVLRDAKIDKSSVHEIVLVGGSTRIPKIQRLVSDFFNKDANKSINPDEAVAYGAAVQAAILSGDTSSKSTNEILLLDVAPLSLGIETAGGVMTALIKRNTTIPTKKSETFSTYSDNQPGVLIQVYEGERARTKDNNLLGKFELTGIPPAPRGVPQIEVTFDVDANGIMNVGATEKGTGKANKITITNDKGRLSKEEIERMLAEAEKFKAEDEAEASRIHAKNGLESYAYSLKNTINEGKLNMSDDDKSKIQGKVDETISWLDSNQTATKEEYESQQKELEGVANPIISAAYGGAAPGGAPGAAPGGARSADEVEEKPEELD; encoded by the coding sequence ATGGCCCCCGCCGTCGGTATTGACTTGGGTACCACCTACTCCTGTGTGGGTGTGTTCCGTGATGACCGTATCGAAATCATCGCCAACGACCAGGGTAACCGCACTACCCCTTCGTTCGTTGCTTTCACCGACACCGAGCGTCTCATCGGTGATGCCGCCAAGAACCAGGTGGCCATGAACCCTCACAACACCGTCTTCGATGCCAAGCGTCTCATCGGTCGTCGTTTTAACGATGCTGAGGTCCAGGCCGACATGAAGCACTACCCCTTCAAGATCGTTGACCAGGGTGGCAAGCCCGTTGTCGAGGTTGAGTTCAAGGGTGAGACCAAGCAGTTCACTCCCGAGGAGATCTCTTCCATGATCCTCGTCAAGATGCGTGAGACCGCTGAGGCCTACCTCGGTGGCACCGTCAACAACGCCGTCATCACTGTCCCCGCCTACTTCAGCGACTCTCAGCGTCAGGCTACCAAGGACTCCGGTCTCATTGCCGGTCTGAACGTCCTCCGTATCATCAACGAgcccaccgccgccgccatcgcctaCGGTCTTGACAAGAAGGGTGAGGGCGAGCGTAACGTTCTCATCTTCGACTTGGGTGGTGGTACCTTCGATGTTTCTCTCCTGACCATCGAGGAGGGTATCTTCGAGGTCAAGGCCACCGCTGGTGACACTCACTTGGGTGGTGAGGACTTCGACAACCGTCTGGTCAACCACTTCGTCAACGAGTTCAAGCGCAAGCACAAGAAGGACCTCACTACTAACGCTCGTGCTCTCCGTCGTCTCCGTACTGCTTGCGAGCGTGCGAAGCGCACTCTCTCCTCTGCCGCTCAGACCTCCATCGAGATCGACTCGCTCTTCGAGGGTATCGACTTCTACACCTCGATCACCCGTGCCCGTTTCGAGGAACTTTGCCAGGACCTCTTCCGTGGCACCATGGAGCCCGTTGAGCGTGTTCTCCGTGACGCCAAGATCGACAAGTCTTCCGTCCACGAGATCGTCCTTGTCGGTGGTTCCACCCGTATCCCCAAGATCCAGCGTCTCGTCTCCGACTTCTTCAACAAGGACGCCAACAAGTCCATCAACCCCGACGAGGCCGTCGCCTACGGTGCTGCCGTCCAGGCCGCCATCTTGTCTGGTGACACCTCCTCCAAGTCCACCAACGAGATCCTGCTGCTCGACGTTGCCCCTCTGTCGCTCGGTATCGAGACCGCTGGTGGTGTCATGACTGCTCTCATCAAGCGTAACACCACCATTCCCACCAAGAAGTCTGAGACCTTCTCTACCTACTCGGACAACCAGCCCGGTGTCCTGATCCAGGTCTACGAGGGTGAGCGTGCTCGCACCAAGGACAACAACCTGCTCGGCAAATTCGAACTCACTGGTATCCCCCCGGCTCCCCGTGGTGTTCCCCAGATTGAGGTCACCTTCGACGTTGACGCCAACGGTATCATGAACGTCGGTGCCACCGAGAAGGGTACCGGTAAGGCCAACAAgatcaccatcaccaacgaCAAGGGCCGTCTCTCCAAGGAGGAGATCGAGCGCATGCTTGCTGAGGCTGAGAAGTTCAAGGCTGAGGACGAGGCTGAGGCTTCGCGTATCCACGCCAAGAACGGCCTCGAGTCGTACGCCTACTCCCTCAAGAACACCATCAACGAGGGCAAGCTCAACATGTCCGACGATGACAAGTCGAAGATCCAGGGCAAGGTTGATGAGACCATCAGCTGGCTCGACAGCAACCAGACCGCCACCAAGGAGGAGTACGAGTCTCAGCAGAAGGAGCTCGAGGGTGTTGCGAACCCCATCATCTCCGCTGCCTACGGTGGTGCTGCTCCCGGTGGCGCCCCTGGTGCTGCCCCTGGCGGTGCCCGTAGCGCCGATGAGGTCGAGGAGAAGCCCGAGGAGCTTGACTAA
- a CDS encoding uncharacterized protein (COG:S;~EggNog:ENOG410PY2Q;~InterPro:IPR008402;~PFAM:PF05841;~go_component: GO:0005680 - anaphase-promoting complex [Evidence IEA];~go_process: GO:0030071 - regulation of mitotic metaphase/anaphase transition [Evidence IEA];~go_process: GO:0031145 - anaphase-promoting complex-dependent catabolic process [Evidence IEA]), translating into MLTLPLIVPRDSHELWFGSSRSHSTTHQTQSQNARRSTNGHTLNRPQYPPTSTGESLSALHLEERALRARKNNIAYFGYSWIKPAGCSKTMLGMKEEEAEREEAFAAAQQEIAAAAAAAAAAEATGPEEQGEDGEERFSGIERDLDDDIPDGDAEGLVEEGEEGLEEEDFGDEEGYMERDLDGDVPEMYPDEEYDLENGEHFEDDEDFDNQADLDDEIPSADGAGEDDEELNDDENEYNSDQGEEQIMSDQGMAHDLDDQIPSAAEDASIQGEEWQHTDTEAEFDDDEESFFNPRNSLRNSLRNSLRSSFRNSTSSAHGHGLPQPPSVQRLHGRETEAQRRFLQRWSGGGDSFADSSSMVVDEDDLRASATSRASRSVFGRFSRRTGGPRDSLDG; encoded by the exons ATGTTAACGCTTCCGCTCATCGTCCCCCGCGAC TCCCACGAGCTCTGGTTCGGCTCCTCTCGCTCTCACAGCACCACCCACCAAACACAATCCCAAAACGCCCGCCGCAGCACCAATGGCCATACCCTCAACCGCCCCCAATACCCTCCCACCTCCACCGGCGAAAGCCTCTCCGCGCTACACCTCGAAGAACGCGCCCTCCGCGCGCGCAAGAATAACATCGCATACTTCGGATACTCATGGATCAAGCCCGCGGGATGTTCGAAGACAATGCTGGGgatgaaggaggaggaggcggagaggGAAGAGGCGTTTGCGGCCGCGCAGCAGGAGATagccgctgccgctgccgctgccgcggcggcggaggcgacTGGGCCCGAGGAGCAGGGTGAGGATGGGGAGGAACGGTTTTCTGGGATCGAGAGGGATTTGGATGATGATATTCCTGATGGGGATGCGGAGGGGCTTGTggaggaaggggaagaggggttggaagaggaggattttggtgatgaggaggggtaTATGGAGCGAGATTTGGATGGTGACGTCCCTGAGATGTATCCTGATGAGGAATATGATCTGGAGAATGGGGAGCATTTcgaagatgacgaagacTTTGATAACCAAGCCGATCTCGATGACGAGATTCCATCCGCCGACGGAGCAGGagaggacgatgaagaaCTCAACGACGATGAAAACGAATACAACTCTGACCAAGGCGAAGAACAAATTATGAGCGACCAAGGCATGGCGCACGACCTCGATGATCAAATCCCCTCGGCCGCTGAAGACGCCTCAAtccaaggagaagaatggcaaCACACCGACACGGAAGCGGAAttcgacgacgatgaagagaGTTTCTTCAACCCCAGAAATAGCCTCCGCAATAGTCTCCGCAATAGTCTCCGCAGTAGCTTTCGCAACAGCACCTCCAGCGCCCATGGACACGGACTCCCTCAGCCGCCATCCGTCCAGCGCCTACATGGTCGCGAGACTGAGGCACAACGGCGGTTCTTGCAACGTTGGAGCGGCGGTGGTGATTCGTTTGCAGATTCGAGTAGCATGGTggttgacgaggatgatcTGCGTGCTTCGGCAACGAGTCGGGCAAGTCGGAGTGTGTTTGGAAGGTTCTCGAGGAGAACCGGTGGGCCTAGGGATAGCCTTGATGGTTAA
- the CHZ1 gene encoding histone H2A.Z-specific chaperone CHZ1 (COG:S;~EggNog:ENOG410Q06F;~InterPro:IPR019098;~PFAM:PF09649) encodes MSANFNDPAANAPDAAAYKGKGKAEDPSVEMSMDEEESEESENENEELVPEDEDEGQGNLEPISSDNIIQGGRRTRGKNIDFQEAAEKTKNEEMDDDDDDEDFAPQDNDEENEDDQMRD; translated from the exons ATGAGTGCCAACTTCAATGACCCCGCGGCCAATGCCCCCGATGCGGCTGCGTACAAGGGCAAGGGCAAGGCTGAAGACCCTTCGGTCGAGATGAGcatggatgaggaggagagcGAGGAGAGTGAGAATGAAAATGAAGAGCTG GTTCCTGAAG acgaagacgagggTCAGGGCAACCTCGAACCCATCTCCTCCGATAACATAATCCAAGGCGGCCGCCGCACACGTGGCAAGAACATTGACTTCCAGGAAGCGGCTGAGAAAACCAAGAACGAGGAGatggacgacgacgatgacgacgaggactTTGCGCCTCAGGACAATGACGAGGAGAACGAAGATGACCAGATGCGCGACTAA